The following are encoded together in the Streptomyces tsukubensis genome:
- a CDS encoding MerR family transcriptional regulator, translated as MGLLTIGAFARAARLSRKALRLYDELGLLPPARVDPTSGYRFYSPEQLERAHLVAWLRRLGMPLARIREVCELAAPEAAREIQGFWYQVEAETSSRRELAAFLVDHLSGKGPTVTPEDIRLTIRCAALSDTGLVRESNQDSVHADARLLAVADGFGPGGAPASAAAIDVMRRLDIHSLTAGSPAGGLLNVLAEAVEDANSAVRGIADAARNAAASPDSAGARHGTDTAPPQAAHPAPASAPATEVGTTLTALFLNGSQLALVHIGDSRAHLLRDGELFRITHDHTLVQSMIDDGRLTPEEADSHPQRSLLVRALFGGEAHPDLRLREARAGDRYLLCSDGLPAAVPSAEVHRVLTAGGTPEDTVRELIALARASGAPDNVSCVVADVTATAAEAPPESAAVSAEAVGQ; from the coding sequence ATGGGGCTGCTGACCATCGGTGCCTTCGCGCGGGCCGCGCGCCTGTCGCGAAAGGCACTGCGTCTCTACGACGAACTCGGCCTGCTGCCTCCCGCCCGTGTCGACCCGACAAGCGGCTACCGCTTCTACTCCCCAGAACAACTGGAGCGTGCCCACCTGGTGGCGTGGCTGCGCCGCCTGGGTATGCCGCTGGCCCGCATCCGAGAGGTGTGCGAGCTGGCGGCGCCCGAGGCGGCGCGGGAGATCCAGGGGTTCTGGTACCAAGTGGAGGCCGAGACGTCGAGCAGACGCGAGCTGGCCGCCTTCCTCGTCGACCACTTGTCAGGGAAGGGCCCCACCGTGACACCTGAGGACATCCGTCTGACCATCCGCTGCGCCGCCCTGTCCGACACGGGACTCGTGCGGGAGAGCAATCAGGACTCCGTCCACGCCGACGCCCGGCTCCTGGCCGTCGCGGACGGCTTCGGCCCCGGCGGAGCACCCGCGAGCGCAGCCGCCATCGACGTCATGCGGCGCCTTGACATCCACTCGCTCACCGCGGGGAGCCCTGCGGGGGGCCTCCTCAACGTCCTGGCGGAAGCCGTCGAGGACGCCAACAGTGCCGTACGTGGCATCGCCGACGCGGCGCGGAACGCCGCAGCCTCACCGGACAGCGCGGGCGCCCGGCACGGGACGGACACCGCCCCGCCGCAAGCCGCCCACCCCGCTCCGGCCTCCGCGCCCGCCACTGAAGTCGGCACCACTCTCACCGCGTTGTTCCTGAACGGCTCCCAACTGGCGCTGGTGCACATCGGCGACTCCCGGGCCCACCTCCTGAGGGACGGCGAACTCTTCCGGATCACCCACGACCACACCCTCGTGCAGTCGATGATCGACGACGGACGTCTCACCCCCGAGGAGGCCGACTCCCATCCGCAGCGCTCCTTGCTGGTCCGCGCCCTGTTCGGCGGCGAGGCCCACCCGGACCTCCGTCTGCGCGAGGCCCGCGCGGGCGACCGCTACCTCCTCTGTTCCGACGGACTGCCCGCGGCCGTCCCCTCCGCCGAGGTACACCGTGTCCTGACGGCAGGCGGGACTCCGGAGGACACTGTGCGCGAACTCATCGCCCTCGCACGGGCGTCGGGCGCCCCGGACAATGTGAGCTGCGTCGTCGCGGACGTCACGGCCACCGCCGCGGAGGCCCCGCCCGAGTCGGCCGCCGTGAGCGCCGAAGCGGTCGGCCAGTAG
- a CDS encoding cryptochrome/photolyase family protein, whose protein sequence is MKVSVVLFTSDLRLHDHPPLRAALAGADEVVPLFVCDDAIGASGYAAPNRRAFLADCLGDLDAGLRERGGRLVVRAGDVVEQVCAVAAEAGAGEVHMADDVSGYAQRRSERLRKALEAAGRRLAVHDAVVTVVPPGAVVPQNSGHFAVFTPYFRRWSEVSLRKPLAAPRAVRVPDAVRSGDLPARSDVKGTSPALAKGGEREGRADMSAWLRSGLAAYEDRHDDMAGDATSRLSPHLHFGALSATELVHRARGAGGPGADAFVRQLCWRDFHHQVLAVRPAASHEDYRSHGDRWRSERSAGEEITAWKEGRTGYPVVDAAMRQLAHEGWMHNRGRLLAGSFLAKTLYVDWRIGAAHFLELLVDGDIANNQLNWQWIAGTGTDSRPNRVLNPVTQGKRYDPDGVYVRRWVPELAGIEGGAVHEPWKLRGSRRVGPDYPDPLVELADGLARFRRARGKE, encoded by the coding sequence ATGAAGGTCTCGGTCGTCCTCTTCACCTCCGATCTGCGCCTGCACGACCATCCGCCGCTGCGCGCCGCGCTCGCGGGCGCCGACGAGGTGGTGCCGCTCTTCGTGTGCGACGACGCCATCGGGGCGAGCGGATACGCCGCGCCCAACCGGCGCGCGTTCCTCGCCGACTGCCTCGGCGATCTCGACGCCGGGCTGCGGGAACGCGGCGGCAGGCTGGTGGTGCGGGCCGGTGACGTCGTGGAACAGGTGTGCGCGGTGGCCGCGGAGGCGGGCGCGGGCGAAGTGCACATGGCCGACGATGTCAGCGGTTACGCGCAGCGACGGAGTGAACGGCTGCGGAAGGCGCTGGAGGCGGCGGGCCGACGTCTGGCGGTGCACGACGCGGTGGTCACCGTTGTCCCGCCCGGGGCGGTCGTGCCGCAGAACTCCGGCCACTTCGCGGTCTTCACGCCCTACTTCAGGCGCTGGTCGGAGGTGAGCCTCCGTAAGCCGCTGGCCGCCCCGCGGGCCGTTCGAGTCCCCGACGCCGTGCGCTCGGGTGATCTTCCGGCCCGATCCGACGTCAAGGGCACCTCGCCCGCACTCGCCAAGGGCGGGGAGCGTGAGGGGCGCGCGGACATGTCCGCCTGGCTGCGCTCCGGGCTCGCCGCCTACGAGGACCGGCACGACGACATGGCGGGCGACGCCACCTCGCGGCTCTCGCCGCATCTGCATTTCGGCGCCCTGTCGGCGACTGAGCTGGTCCACCGCGCGCGGGGCGCGGGCGGCCCCGGCGCCGACGCCTTCGTACGGCAACTGTGCTGGCGGGACTTCCACCACCAGGTACTGGCCGTGCGACCCGCCGCGTCGCACGAGGACTACCGCTCGCACGGCGACCGCTGGCGTTCCGAGCGCTCGGCGGGGGAGGAGATCACGGCGTGGAAGGAAGGCCGCACCGGATATCCGGTGGTCGACGCCGCCATGCGGCAGCTCGCCCACGAGGGGTGGATGCACAACCGCGGCAGACTGCTCGCGGGCAGCTTCCTCGCCAAGACGCTGTACGTGGACTGGCGCATCGGGGCCGCGCACTTCCTTGAGCTGCTGGTCGACGGCGACATCGCCAACAACCAGCTGAACTGGCAGTGGATCGCGGGAACGGGCACCGACTCGCGGCCGAACCGCGTGCTCAACCCGGTGACGCAGGGTAAGCGGTACGACCCCGACGGGGTCTACGTGCGCCGGTGGGTCCCCGAGCTCGCCGGGATCGAGGGCGGTGCGGTGCACGAACCCTGGAAGCTCCGTGGTTCGCGGCGGGTCGGCCCGGACTATCCGGACCCGCTGGTCGAGCTGGCCGACGGTCTGGCCCGCTTCAGGCGTGCGCGGGGTAAGGAGTAA
- a CDS encoding lytic polysaccharide monooxygenase auxiliary activity family 9 protein: MRSKKKIAALVGAVIAPVIAVSLPAGSASAHGYISNPPSRQAQCAAGTVDCGDITYEPQSVEGPKGLTSCSGGNSRFSELDDDSKGWAVTPVNSSQEFKWTLTAQHNTTTWQYFVGGQKIAEFDDGGAKPGATVTHQVDFGSLKGKQKVLAVWNVADTANAFYACIDVNVG, encoded by the coding sequence ATGCGCAGCAAGAAGAAGATAGCCGCTCTGGTCGGCGCCGTGATCGCACCGGTGATCGCCGTGAGTCTCCCCGCCGGTTCCGCCAGTGCCCACGGGTATATCTCCAACCCGCCGAGCAGGCAGGCCCAGTGTGCCGCCGGCACGGTCGACTGCGGTGACATCACCTATGAGCCGCAGAGCGTGGAGGGCCCCAAGGGCCTGACCAGTTGCAGTGGCGGCAATTCGCGCTTCTCGGAACTGGACGACGACTCCAAGGGCTGGGCCGTCACCCCGGTCAACAGCAGCCAGGAATTCAAGTGGACGCTGACGGCTCAGCACAACACGACCACCTGGCAGTACTTCGTCGGCGGCCAGAAGATCGCCGAGTTCGACGACGGCGGGGCGAAGCCCGGCGCGACCGTCACCCACCAGGTCGACTTCGGCAGCCTGAAGGGCAAGCAGAAGGTGCTCGCCGTCTGGAACGTGGCCGACACCGCCAACGCGTTCTACGCCTGCATCGACGTCAACGTCGGCTGA
- a CDS encoding carboxypeptidase regulatory-like domain-containing protein, which yields MAQQAQEEVATAAADAATGSEDGAKHRAKGSVAETARTLVQTLWFPAFFFVGFLVCYLLPFHNPTPHHVEVAVPAQSAPQLQHALDQTMPGAFDIIKVDSADAAKSAVTDRSATAGFVPGPGDSHLYTAKADGYSLESVLQKTFTGVAQQSGGNLQTHEVAPTAAGDGMGTGLFYLVLACTIPSYVMVMMLLRATTFGRRKKIITLAAAGAVLAPIAFGVGRMMNVIPNDPLAILFLFLMTQAVAQFSFGLVPFAKQFFPGVAMGLFVLLSMPSSGGAIPVQMVPGFFRALHPYMPMGNLIEALRGLFYFHGKGVTSHILVICCWIAAAVVLNLLAIWKERRAAAKEAAQGEAAPQPEPPVEDPVIEMQRPAAVPPHAHALGLPQSQLAGRITDRHGQPLSGVVVTVTGTHGRELVRATTDTDGEYAAGGLPEQFVNVIASAPQLLAAVARVPIRDGHLAREDFRLEPREQPANNQPVPAGG from the coding sequence ATGGCGCAACAAGCGCAGGAAGAAGTCGCGACGGCGGCGGCGGACGCCGCGACGGGGAGCGAGGACGGCGCCAAGCACCGTGCCAAGGGCTCGGTGGCGGAGACCGCGCGGACCCTGGTGCAGACCCTCTGGTTCCCGGCGTTCTTCTTCGTCGGATTCCTGGTCTGTTATCTGCTGCCCTTCCACAACCCCACCCCGCACCACGTCGAGGTGGCGGTCCCCGCGCAGTCGGCGCCGCAGCTCCAGCACGCCCTCGACCAGACGATGCCCGGGGCCTTCGACATCATAAAGGTCGACTCGGCGGACGCGGCGAAGAGCGCGGTCACCGACCGCTCGGCCACCGCCGGATTCGTCCCCGGACCGGGCGACTCCCACCTCTACACCGCCAAGGCGGACGGCTACTCGCTTGAGTCCGTCCTCCAGAAGACCTTCACCGGCGTCGCACAGCAGAGCGGGGGGAACCTCCAGACGCACGAGGTGGCGCCGACCGCCGCGGGCGACGGTATGGGCACCGGCCTCTTCTACCTCGTCCTGGCGTGCACCATCCCCTCGTACGTCATGGTGATGATGCTGCTGCGGGCCACCACCTTCGGCAGGCGTAAAAAGATCATCACGCTGGCCGCGGCCGGCGCGGTCCTCGCGCCGATCGCCTTCGGTGTGGGCCGCATGATGAACGTCATCCCCAACGACCCGCTGGCGATTCTCTTCCTCTTCCTGATGACCCAGGCGGTGGCGCAGTTCTCCTTCGGGCTTGTCCCCTTCGCCAAACAGTTCTTCCCCGGCGTCGCGATGGGGCTGTTCGTCCTGCTCAGCATGCCGTCGAGCGGCGGCGCGATCCCCGTCCAGATGGTTCCCGGCTTCTTCAGGGCGCTGCACCCGTACATGCCGATGGGCAACCTGATCGAGGCGTTGCGCGGCCTCTTCTACTTCCACGGCAAGGGCGTCACCAGTCACATCCTGGTCATCTGCTGCTGGATCGCGGCGGCGGTCGTACTCAACCTGCTCGCGATCTGGAAGGAGCGCAGGGCGGCGGCGAAGGAGGCCGCGCAGGGCGAGGCCGCGCCGCAGCCGGAGCCGCCCGTCGAGGACCCCGTCATCGAGATGCAACGGCCCGCCGCGGTGCCTCCGCACGCCCACGCGCTCGGCCTCCCGCAGTCCCAGCTCGCGGGCAGGATCACCGACCGGCACGGGCAGCCCCTGAGCGGAGTGGTCGTCACGGTGACCGGCACGCACGGCAGGGAACTGGTGCGGGCCACCACCGACACGGACGGCGAGTACGCCGCCGGCGGCCTGCCCGAGCAGTTCGTCAACGTCATCGCGAGCGCCCCGCAGCTGCTGGCCGCCGTGGCCCGGGTCCCGATCCGTGACGGGCATCTCGCCCGTGAGGACTTCAGGCTGGAGCCCCGCGAACAGCCCGCGAACAACCAGCCCGTCCCCGCGGGCGGCTGA
- a CDS encoding helix-turn-helix domain-containing protein, which produces MSAAVSLFSAPGGTGNDVGRRIAHSRIDAGISRAALARVVGADPAYLRYIEEEDASPSTAVLLRLASALGVSLGDLRGTTVEYPAGRGRATAAPKLTSLSPAECRKRLADHGVGRVGVTGPTGPLILPVNYSVVNGEIAFRADEQAELARVAGRDVAFEVDRIDESMSSGWDVLVVGRARRITDVVEITELDKSAFSKPWPDPRRRTWMVIHPRTVTGRRIRT; this is translated from the coding sequence ATGTCTGCTGCCGTCTCCCTGTTCTCCGCTCCCGGCGGGACCGGAAACGACGTGGGCCGCCGTATCGCCCACAGCCGGATCGACGCGGGGATCAGCCGTGCGGCCCTCGCGCGTGTGGTGGGAGCGGACCCGGCCTACCTGCGGTACATCGAGGAGGAGGACGCCTCGCCCAGTACGGCTGTACTGCTGCGGCTCGCGTCCGCCCTCGGGGTCAGCCTCGGTGACCTGCGTGGCACCACCGTGGAGTACCCCGCGGGGCGTGGACGCGCGACGGCGGCGCCGAAGCTCACCTCGCTGAGCCCGGCGGAGTGCCGCAAGCGTCTCGCCGACCACGGCGTGGGACGGGTGGGCGTGACCGGCCCGACCGGGCCGCTGATCCTCCCTGTCAACTACTCCGTGGTCAACGGCGAGATCGCCTTCAGGGCCGATGAGCAGGCCGAACTCGCGAGGGTCGCGGGCCGTGATGTGGCCTTCGAGGTCGATCGAATCGACGAGTCGATGAGTTCCGGATGGGACGTGCTCGTGGTGGGGCGCGCCCGTCGGATCACCGACGTGGTCGAGATCACCGAGCTGGACAAGAGCGCCTTCTCCAAGCCGTGGCCCGATCCCCGACGCAGGACGTGGATGGTCATCCACCCGAGGACAGTGACGGGCCGTCGCATCCGCACCTGA
- the ctaD gene encoding aa3-type cytochrome oxidase subunit I, which translates to MGAAPALPPTQTRSPGAWVVRWITSTDHKVIGSSYLATSFVFFCFGGLMALLMRAELARPGLQIVSPEQFNQAFTMHGTIMLLMFATPLFIGFTNWIMPLQIGAPDVAFPRLNMFAYWLYLFGSLIVIGSLITPDGAADFGWFAYSPLTDAAHSPGIGGDMWIMGLAFQGFGTILGSVNFITTIICMRAPGMTMFRMPIFVWNALLTAVLVLFAFPVLAAALLALEADRKFGAQVFAAENGGALLWQHLFWFFGHPEVYIIALPFFGIVTEILPVFSRKPIFGYIGLIGATIAIAGLSITVWAHHMYVTGGVLLPFFSFMTFLIAVPTGVKFFNWIGTLWHGSLSFETPMLWSIGFLVTFLFGGLTGVILASPPLDFHVSDSYFVVAHFHYVVFGTVVFAMFAGFHFWWPKFTGKMLDERLGKITFWTLFVGFHGTFLVQHWLGAEGMPRRYADYLATDGFTWLNTISSISSFLLGLSLLPFFYNIWKTAKYGEKVLVDDPWGFGRSLEWATSCPPPRHNFTTLPRIRSESPAFDLHHPAIGAVEEAVNSPGRSKFVAPGDKQDLPE; encoded by the coding sequence GTGGGCGCCGCCCCAGCCCTGCCTCCCACCCAGACCCGGAGTCCTGGCGCCTGGGTCGTGCGATGGATCACCAGCACCGACCACAAGGTGATCGGATCCTCCTATCTGGCGACCTCCTTCGTGTTCTTCTGCTTCGGCGGGCTGATGGCGCTCCTGATGCGCGCCGAACTCGCCAGGCCCGGCCTGCAGATCGTGTCGCCCGAGCAGTTCAACCAGGCGTTCACGATGCACGGCACGATCATGCTGCTGATGTTCGCGACGCCGCTGTTCATCGGCTTCACCAACTGGATCATGCCGCTCCAGATCGGCGCGCCCGATGTGGCCTTCCCGCGGCTGAACATGTTCGCCTACTGGCTGTACCTCTTCGGATCCCTCATCGTCATCGGGAGCCTGATCACCCCGGACGGCGCGGCCGACTTCGGCTGGTTCGCCTACTCCCCGCTGACCGACGCGGCGCACTCGCCCGGCATCGGCGGGGACATGTGGATCATGGGGCTCGCGTTCCAGGGGTTCGGCACGATCCTCGGCTCGGTCAACTTCATCACCACCATCATCTGCATGCGCGCCCCCGGAATGACGATGTTCCGTATGCCGATCTTCGTGTGGAACGCCCTGCTGACGGCGGTCCTCGTACTGTTCGCCTTCCCCGTACTCGCGGCCGCGCTCCTGGCGCTGGAGGCGGACCGTAAATTCGGGGCACAGGTGTTCGCCGCGGAGAACGGGGGCGCGCTGCTGTGGCAGCACCTCTTCTGGTTCTTCGGCCATCCGGAGGTGTACATCATCGCGTTGCCGTTCTTCGGCATCGTCACCGAGATCCTCCCCGTCTTCAGCCGCAAACCGATCTTCGGCTACATCGGCCTGATCGGCGCCACCATCGCCATCGCGGGTCTCTCCATCACGGTGTGGGCACACCACATGTATGTGACAGGTGGTGTGCTGCTGCCGTTCTTCTCCTTCATGACCTTCCTGATCGCGGTGCCCACAGGAGTGAAGTTCTTCAACTGGATCGGGACCCTTTGGCATGGGTCCCTCTCCTTCGAGACGCCCATGCTCTGGTCCATCGGCTTCCTGGTGACCTTCCTCTTCGGCGGTCTGACCGGCGTCATCCTCGCGTCGCCCCCTCTGGACTTCCACGTCTCCGACTCGTACTTCGTCGTCGCCCACTTCCACTACGTGGTCTTCGGCACCGTCGTCTTCGCGATGTTCGCCGGGTTCCACTTCTGGTGGCCGAAGTTCACCGGCAAGATGCTGGACGAGCGGCTCGGCAAGATCACGTTCTGGACGCTCTTCGTGGGCTTCCACGGAACGTTCCTCGTGCAGCACTGGCTGGGCGCCGAGGGCATGCCCCGCCGCTACGCGGACTACCTCGCGACCGACGGCTTCACGTGGCTCAACACCATCTCGTCCATCAGCTCGTTCCTGCTCGGCCTCTCGCTCCTGCCGTTCTTCTACAACATCTGGAAGACCGCCAAGTACGGAGAGAAGGTCCTGGTCGACGACCCCTGGGGCTTCGGCCGCTCGCTGGAGTGGGCCACCTCCTGCCCGCCGCCGCGCCACAACTTCACGACGCTGCCGCGTATCAGGTCGGAGTCGCCGGCCTTCGATCTCCACCACCCCGCGATCGGTGCGGTCGAAGAGGCCGTCAACAGTCCGGGCCGCTCCAAGTTCGTCGCCCCCGGCGACAAGCAGGACCTTCCCGAGTAG
- a CDS encoding TetR/AcrR family transcriptional regulator yields the protein MTLDIDGDTTNGAQAGGIVSLDDAGGLRERKKQETRRALRRTAVRLFMERGAAKVTVQDICHEVGISPRTFFNYFDSKDDAVFGVDHLLRHQVVTGLRARPADEPPLRALMNAIVSAVPEVLAGDTAWVERLELLRQQPDLIMKPLRNNRRLEEAVALTLAERSGHSDATLYCRLAAGAGLAAMRAALFTWDPAGGPAGLTAGLEEAFNSLAAGLPDPAGQSATGAAGPPGER from the coding sequence ATGACCCTCGACATCGACGGAGACACGACGAATGGCGCGCAGGCGGGCGGAATCGTGAGCCTCGACGACGCGGGAGGACTGCGGGAGCGCAAGAAGCAGGAGACCCGCAGAGCGCTGCGGCGCACGGCGGTCCGCCTCTTCATGGAACGCGGCGCCGCGAAGGTCACCGTGCAGGACATCTGCCACGAGGTCGGCATCTCGCCGCGCACCTTCTTCAACTACTTCGACAGCAAGGACGACGCGGTCTTCGGCGTCGATCATCTGCTGCGGCACCAAGTGGTCACCGGCCTCAGGGCACGCCCCGCCGACGAGCCGCCACTGCGGGCGCTGATGAACGCGATCGTCTCGGCCGTGCCCGAAGTGCTCGCGGGCGACACGGCATGGGTGGAACGCCTCGAACTCCTGCGGCAACAGCCGGACCTGATCATGAAGCCCTTGCGCAACAACCGCCGCCTGGAAGAGGCCGTGGCCCTGACCCTCGCGGAGCGGTCAGGCCATTCCGACGCGACGCTCTACTGCCGCCTGGCGGCCGGCGCGGGGCTCGCCGCGATGCGCGCGGCCCTCTTCACCTGGGACCCCGCGGGCGGCCCCGCAGGCCTGACGGCCGGCCTGGAGGAGGCGTTCAACTCCCTCGCGGCGGGGCTTCCCGACCCGGCCGGACAGAGCGCCACCGGGGCCGCGGGGCCACCGGGCGAGCGGTAG
- a CDS encoding VWA domain-containing protein, translating to MIMKKYLATGACGVLAAAVVGLLPASAAAADDPPPRAEASKVELVLDVSGSMRARDIDGASRMSAAKRAFNEVLDSVPGDVDLGIRTLGADYPGEDRKVGCKDTRALYPVGQLDRTEAKTAVGTLSPTGWTPIGPALLGAADDLKEGSGARRIVLITDGEDTCAPLDPCVVARELAAKGVGLVVDTLGLVPDAKTRSQLTCIAGATGGTYTTVQHTKELSGRVKQLVDRAADPVAAPVAQEGAEDCASAPKLKTGLYSDRERFAEHRWYKVDVRPGQELRASVSIGADRAVNKDYGLLIRAVTEQGREIVRGSESGTGRTDALSTGLRYPRPPADDADASDDPEGSGGGVNATEPVCLQVSNSFSAPSSVKTTPGMPLELTIDVVDSPDEPGDIASFGLGRGWWLLGALVVIGLLSGLVWGWVSRWRVAVWRSN from the coding sequence ATGATCATGAAGAAATACCTGGCGACCGGGGCGTGCGGTGTGCTGGCCGCAGCCGTCGTCGGGCTCCTGCCGGCGAGCGCTGCCGCCGCGGACGATCCTCCTCCACGCGCAGAGGCGTCCAAGGTCGAGCTGGTGCTCGACGTCAGTGGTTCCATGCGGGCCAGGGACATCGACGGCGCCTCGCGCATGTCAGCGGCGAAACGCGCGTTCAACGAGGTGCTCGACTCGGTCCCCGGCGATGTGGACCTGGGCATCAGGACGCTGGGCGCCGACTACCCGGGCGAGGACAGGAAGGTCGGCTGCAAGGACACCCGGGCTCTCTACCCGGTCGGGCAGCTCGACCGCACCGAGGCCAAGACCGCCGTGGGCACGCTCTCCCCCACCGGCTGGACGCCGATCGGGCCGGCGCTGCTCGGCGCCGCCGACGACCTCAAGGAGGGCAGCGGCGCCCGCAGGATCGTGCTCATCACCGACGGCGAGGACACCTGCGCACCGCTCGACCCGTGCGTCGTGGCCCGTGAGCTGGCGGCCAAGGGTGTCGGCCTGGTCGTCGACACCCTGGGCCTCGTCCCTGACGCCAAGACACGCTCGCAGCTCACCTGTATCGCGGGGGCCACCGGCGGCACGTACACCACGGTCCAGCACACCAAGGAACTCTCCGGCCGCGTCAAGCAGTTGGTGGATCGCGCGGCGGACCCCGTCGCCGCCCCCGTGGCCCAGGAGGGCGCCGAGGACTGTGCGAGCGCGCCGAAGCTCAAGACGGGGCTCTACAGCGACCGCGAGCGGTTCGCCGAGCACCGCTGGTACAAGGTGGACGTACGTCCCGGCCAGGAGCTGCGGGCCTCGGTGAGCATCGGGGCCGACCGCGCGGTCAACAAGGACTACGGGCTGCTGATCCGTGCCGTGACCGAGCAGGGCCGTGAGATCGTGCGCGGCTCGGAGTCGGGCACGGGGAGGACCGACGCCCTCTCCACGGGGCTGCGCTATCCCAGGCCTCCTGCCGACGACGCCGATGCCTCGGACGACCCCGAGGGCTCGGGCGGCGGCGTGAACGCGACTGAACCTGTCTGTCTCCAGGTCAGCAACTCCTTCTCGGCGCCCTCGTCCGTCAAAACGACCCCCGGCATGCCGCTCGAACTGACCATCGACGTGGTGGACTCGCCCGACGAGCCCGGCGACATCGCCTCCTTCGGTCTCGGCCGGGGCTGGTGGCTGCTGGGAGCGCTCGTCGTCATCGGGCTGCTTTCGGGTCTGGTGTGGGGCTGGGTCTCACGTTGGCGGGTCGCCGTCTGGAGGAGCAACTGA
- a CDS encoding DUF4232 domain-containing protein → MRDAAAVSIRLTVAFDSPRAPWPPGTAGCAPFARDPYVQSGAVRRFGRPVHGQRLTMAYVTREPARSSRRQDRPRAGALRGAGLAAVLCLLGGASAACNPGVSGGGDTTTGASSSSASATSSASASSPAPSTDGSVGTVTRTPTGSGTKPPKPPASKPPSSTAAPVPSGGGSPNTTAQPSDRCTSAGMRLSLGRGDPGAGNIHYPLVFTNASGHSCALRGFPGVSLLAGDGRSIGVPAKREGPLGPSVRLAPGAHAHAVLHTLNEGMTDTPCWTTARLVQVFPPGARDTMTARTEGLRVCGGTFTVTTVTPGADVG, encoded by the coding sequence ATGAGAGACGCTGCCGCCGTGTCCATCAGGTTGACCGTGGCCTTTGACTCCCCGCGTGCCCCGTGGCCACCGGGCACGGCCGGATGCGCCCCCTTCGCGCGCGATCCGTACGTCCAGAGTGGCGCCGTGCGCCGGTTCGGGAGGCCCGTACACGGGCAGAGGCTGACCATGGCGTATGTGACGCGGGAACCAGCTCGAAGCAGCAGGCGGCAAGACCGGCCCCGCGCGGGGGCGTTACGCGGGGCCGGCCTGGCCGCGGTGCTGTGCCTGCTGGGCGGGGCCTCCGCGGCGTGCAACCCTGGCGTGTCCGGAGGAGGAGACACGACGACGGGGGCGTCCTCCTCGTCGGCGTCCGCGACCTCGTCGGCGTCCGCGTCCTCTCCGGCCCCCTCGACGGATGGATCGGTCGGGACGGTGACCCGGACGCCCACAGGATCGGGTACCAAGCCCCCCAAGCCGCCCGCGTCCAAACCCCCGAGTTCCACCGCGGCGCCGGTGCCCAGCGGCGGCGGTTCGCCGAATACGACCGCCCAACCCTCGGACCGCTGCACGTCGGCGGGTATGCGTCTGAGCCTGGGGCGCGGTGATCCAGGCGCGGGCAACATCCACTACCCGCTGGTCTTCACCAATGCCTCCGGCCACAGTTGCGCCCTGCGCGGGTTCCCCGGGGTGTCCCTGCTCGCGGGGGACGGGAGAAGCATCGGTGTCCCGGCCAAGCGCGAGGGCCCCCTCGGTCCCTCGGTACGGCTCGCGCCGGGCGCCCACGCCCACGCGGTGCTGCACACGCTGAACGAGGGGATGACCGACACTCCCTGTTGGACCACGGCACGGCTCGTGCAGGTGTTCCCACCCGGTGCGCGCGACACGATGACCGCGCGCACCGAGGGGCTTCGTGTGTGCGGCGGGACCTTCACCGTGACGACGGTGACCCCGGGGGCCGACGTCGGCTGA
- a CDS encoding chitinase, producing MRTRALRLLTATASAAALAVLSLSSSAGAAPATPDKTAAEFVVSESQFNEMFPGRNSFYSYSGLTAALSAYPGFTGTGSDTVRKQEAAAFLANVSHETGGLVYVVEQNTANYPHYCDPSQSYGCPAGTDKYYGRGPIQLSWNFNYKAAGDALGIDLLNNPDLVQTDSAVAWKTGLWYWNTQNGPGTMTPHNAIVNGSGFGETIRSINGSLECDGKNPAQVQSRVDSYKHFADVLGVDPGANLTC from the coding sequence ATGCGTACACGCGCCCTGAGACTGCTCACCGCGACGGCCTCGGCCGCCGCACTCGCCGTTCTGTCCCTCAGTTCCTCCGCCGGGGCCGCGCCGGCCACGCCGGACAAGACGGCGGCGGAGTTCGTCGTCAGCGAATCCCAGTTCAACGAGATGTTCCCCGGCAGGAATTCGTTCTATTCCTACAGCGGCCTGACGGCCGCGCTGAGCGCCTACCCGGGCTTCACGGGAACGGGCAGCGACACCGTACGCAAGCAGGAGGCCGCCGCCTTCCTCGCCAACGTCAGCCATGAGACGGGCGGACTGGTGTACGTGGTCGAGCAGAACACCGCCAATTACCCGCACTACTGCGACCCCTCGCAGTCGTACGGCTGCCCTGCGGGGACGGACAAGTACTACGGACGGGGCCCGATCCAGCTGAGCTGGAACTTCAATTACAAAGCAGCCGGTGACGCCCTCGGCATCGATCTGCTGAACAACCCCGATCTCGTACAGACCGATTCGGCCGTGGCGTGGAAGACCGGCCTCTGGTACTGGAATACGCAGAACGGTCCAGGCACCATGACGCCGCACAACGCGATCGTCAATGGATCCGGTTTCGGCGAGACGATCCGCAGTATCAACGGCAGCCTCGAATGCGACGGAAAGAACCCCGCGCAGGTGCAGAGCCGCGTCGACAGTTACAAGCATTTCGCCGACGTACTCGGTGTCGATCCCGGCGCCAACCTCACCTGCTGA